The Coffea eugenioides isolate CCC68of chromosome 8, Ceug_1.0, whole genome shotgun sequence genome has a segment encoding these proteins:
- the LOC113781141 gene encoding transcription factor MYB41-like — protein sequence MVRPPEKGVKKGPWSIEEDQRLVEYIEKHGQGNWQALPKQAGLNRCGKSCRLRWTNYLRPGIKRGGFSAEEEAAIIALHKQLGNKWSRIAAHLPRRTDNEIKNFWNTHLKKKLLRRGIDPTTHKPIPDFSLLNLSQAQLLSVSDLYNFINPLDAALNLQANANDLIKFQLLKNMMQAINPNPLPYIQGNTNLADLIQLNRLFDGTNTDFTVDPLQAQSMNTSFCNISPLLNQQQTSTSHSLPCLDGQITPGPILGDGFNVSSNMYNSEYSLPSLVSATPESSIINPFESFKHSSIPAEAPEQSNVFDDWNSLVNDEASSSFWKDVLG from the exons ATGGTGAGGCCTCCAGAAAAAGGTGTAAAGAAAGGGCCATGGTCGATTGAGGAAGACCAAAGGTTGGTTGAATATATTGAAAAGCATGGCCAGGGGAACTGGCAGGCTCTTCCCAAGCAAGCAGGCTTGAATAGGTGCGGCAAGAGTTGCAGGCTAAGATGGACAAATTATCTGAGGCCTGGTATTAAGAGAGGAGGCTTCTCGGCTGAAGAAGAAGCAGCTATCATAGCCCTCCATAAGCAACTGGGAAACAA GTGGTCAAGAATTGCAGCTCACCTTCCTAGACGAACTGACAACGAAATCAAGAATTTTTGGAACACGCATTTGAAGAAGAAGCTGCTAAGGAGGGGCATTGACCCGACAACTCACAAGCCAATTCCTGATTTTAGTCTTCTTAATCTTTCTCAGGCTCAGCTCTTATCAGTTTCTGATCTGTACAATTTCATCAATCCTTTGGATGCTGCTCTTAACTTACAGGCAAATGCTAATGACTTGATCAAGTTCCAACTCCTCAAAAACATGATGCAAGCTATAAATCCAAATCCTCTTCCATATATTCAGGGAAACACCAACTTGGCAGATCTTATCCAACTTAACCGGCTTTTCGACGGCACAAACACCGACTTCACCGTTGACCCCTTACAAGCACAGTCCATGAATACAAGTTTCTGCAATATTTCTCCACTACTGAATCAACAACAGACTTCCACTTCACATTCTTTGCCATGCTTAGATGGTCAAATCACTCCAGGTCCAATTCTTGGTGACGGCTTTAATGTCTCCAGCAACATGTATAACTCGGAATATTCTCTCCCGTCATTAGTTTCAGCGACACCTGAGAGTTCCATCATCAACCCGTTTGAAAGCTTCAAACACAGTTCTATACCCGCAGAAGCACCTGAGCAGTCCAATGTCTTCGATGATTGGAATAGTCTCGTGAACGATGAAGCCAGCAGTTCGTTCTGGAAAGACGTTTTAGGATGA